In Halictus rubicundus isolate RS-2024b chromosome 1, iyHalRubi1_principal, whole genome shotgun sequence, the sequence CCGTGTCACACCGTGAATACATAAAACCAACTCGCGGCACTGCCAAAAACAAAATTTAGGTCAAAAACAAGGACGATCAAACGATCTGGCGAAGATTTATCAGGATCCACCGGCTGTGTAGATCTTCCATGTAAACGATAACCGTTCCGAATCGAATGCGTTCGATTAACCAAGCGTGAATTTTTATTCCGACATAGTTTTACGCCTCGTATTGTGTTTCGTTTGAAACAAAAAGAATCGCGCGAACGATTTGCAAAGAATAACAATAGCGGGTGTGTATCATCAGCGTATCTAAATCTCGTATTCCATTGCATCTGAAAACCGATATTACGATCGTGACAATTAATGTGATCAGCGTGAGAACCAGAAATTCATTGTGTTATGCTGGAATGAAATAATTACATAATCGTGTACGCTGCAGACCATTATCAATGAGATTCACGGTTTCCGTGTAAACGTGCAATCCGTTGAACTATTCTCTAGTTAAGAAAGTGGACATTTCATGTATAAAATTCTCAGTACAGTGAAATAAACAAACTAAATTCCAATATTTTAAGATAGATTGTGTCTTAATTAAGCGAACCTCAGATAGGTGGcttcaaataatttctttcataaACTTCTAGTAGCAACTCTAAACGATTCTGAAAAAGTTCActtaaataaatgatttccTATATTAATCCTTCATATGtttgaattttttccaaaatacacaataaaaGGGAAATTGTTCGTTTTACGCTTTTCTTATCAAGATATTAAATAAACATAATTTTAATAGTTAATTCTCTGACTAGAAACGATCATGTCCCTCTAAAATAAAAGCGACACCAAAAATTCACTTTCCTACCAAAAGAAtttgaaatatattattttcaaaaatgaaaattattaaaaacgatTAACaacagaaagaaatttctatttgacccCTGTATTTATCAGTTGATACATATCTacagataaagaagaaaaataaccatgtaattaataataatggtaATTGCTTTCTAAAGAATGTGCTGCGAGCTTTAAAGTTTTTAGAAAAAGGACGTTGTTtcaatttatgataaaaaagaaaatcagcAAAAAATCGACACTTGGGGAAGCCACTGTACTCGCATTCCTTGTTGAATCTGTCTTATATTAAATTTCGTTTTTTGACTTCCAAATAGAACTTGAAGCAGCAAAGCGGAAGTCTGAAAAAAAACTCAGCTTCCGAAGTTGTCGATATTCTCGTTGTTTCCGTTCGGTAATCGCTTTTCCAATCGAAGAACGCATTCGGAAGTATGAAATCCGTTCTAAATATATCAAACAAACGTCCTACCGACgtgaaaaaaaataatttcgctTTTTGTTCATCATCGTTATCGTCCCTCTTTTCAATTGCACATCTCTTTTCTTTCCCTGTGCGCCGATTTACCATCGACCAGAACGCACACTCCTATTGTCCGGACTGTATTATTCCATAAAACTTCGTGGAACatgcaccgaacagctgatacGTAACTGcacaattgaaattttaaaaaacgttCTGCATTGTCCGTTACAGCTGCCTCATCAGAGATTTTGTCTTAATAATGTGGTCACCGGGTACACGCTTGATGTTTATCAACGAAAAGTTAGCAACTTGTTCTTTTTCTTTACTAATCGAATAattctagaaaatttttattcgaccgtAACATTCGtcaaactttttcattttcaacttTGTTCGCATACAAATACACATACACATTGTTTTCTCGTTGAATGATGTCAGCCTGCACgatgaattaaaataaatgaaaaatatacacGTAGACTCAGAACCGTCCATCTTGAAAGTATTCTGCATGTTcgctttaaaaaataattttcacgtAGTCTGTAATATGGAAAAAGAGATTTTTACAAATACGTTTAAACGGCAGTGGAActaaaaaaagtattttgaagTTGCCGGAGGCATGATTAAAAATTTCGTGGCATTACATTTATCAACGACTATTATCTGAAACTCCGACAATCGAGATTATCTTCCCGACAGATAAAACTATCGGAAACGGATTCGAAAGTGattaatataagaaatttatGTTGCACTCTCGAGGGAGTGTCACAACGTTTTGTACAGACCGAAGACCATATTGCAAATGCATGCTCCAATTGCGGTCGAGCTAatgcattatacagggtgacccaatACGAATTTCAGCGTATCAAATCGTCAAAGGCATAAGAGATAGCGAGAATTACGGATATAAATTAGCTTATGCGACATCTTTCCCggactttttatttttattcaatttctaaTGGATCACAAATATTTCTCGAATTGTACATATTTTAAACATGTTTTTAGAAAGTATGAAATCAGCAGACGCATGTTTCTAGTGCTGAAGATTTTAAAAGAAATTCTCATAAAAAGCTTTGTTAAATTTCCATCGAGGTTCTTGcgttattataatttgtttagtCACATAACAAACGTACGTGGTCGAAACAgtaattttacatttattaccTATATCGACTTTATCTCACTTATTTAATTCCCTTTTAGgcttattttttataatttcgcttttaaaatattgaaattaaatttcataaTGATGAAAAAGTAGTCATTGAGCATTTCTTTgtctaacaattttatttttagtcagCAATTATACGGGCAGTGATTGAAcacaaattatatgttaacgTTGGCTTCACGCGTCATAATATTGGGcaatgtaaattaaatatgtacatttctcaaacgCCAAATAGAATTTCTATCCGATTAACAATAGCTTAACGGTTTCCAAATCCTGATAAAGTTTTTAATTGGCCGCCTGTAAAGTGTTCATTTGTGCGTTGCAGGATAACGGTGTTCAAAACGTTCTAATTGGCGACGAGAAAACAGAAAGTACATAGCTTGCATCTTGCTCTAGTGCTTTCCACTGCACTAAAAACGAAACTAAAAACTAAAAACGTGATGTTCATATCAATGCGAAGGTCACTGCGAAATTTACGtgaatgacaattttattttaatcagaatactACTAATACATACCTAAATAATAAATCAACTGCAGAAATATATACAAATTGTCTATATAGGTTGTCCCAATAATGGAGTATTTCTTTGAAAAGGGTGATCCCTAAGGTtattcgcaaaggaaaaagttacttcaaatgatctcaggaatacCTGATTTTGTAAAGTTTTCTgtattaatttcttaaaattgtgTTACAGATTTTCCCAAAGGGATGGTTGcaggtttttcaattttttttcaagtTTGAACACCGCTTTTTTACCAATCAAAATTATCAATTACATCAAAGAACTCTTtgattaatttaaataaagcgCCAGTCACACTAGACTTGTGACTAGTCGAAAAATCATATGTTCTTTTCAAGTTTTTCATTTGAAGCACTTAAGGTTTAGGGGCTTCCATTTTTAGATGAGGAAATACGATTGTAAGTATAAAAATTACGATTTGACCTGCAAGTCATCACTTCTTGTTTTATTCTTTCAAGTTGTAAAGAAAAGAACGATCGAAACTTAATTTCCACGTAGCAGTTTTATTCGAAATGCAAGCTCGGCGGAAAATCCCCAGATTTAATAACTAATCAGCAAACAGCCAGTGCGGAGTGCGTAATTTTTTTCGATTAAATATTctcacgaaattttcattgagTTGCATTTGCACTGGGATTCGTTTCCGAATTAGTAATAACGATTTTTGTGCGTCCGTGCGATGGATAATgcttaatttaaaattttgctGGGTTTTCGTACACGTCCATTACAAAAACGATAAAAACTTCAGTGTTATTTTTCACGATTGCAaaagttcattttaaaaatggcaCTCGAAATCAACATATCCCCTTAACCAGGACCAATTACATAGTTCCATAACCTTTGAGCGATGCCTGTTTCTTGatcatttaacactaaacctaccacgcgcggtcaaatgaccgtttttgaaatttcgtttagaatttcttgtatacaacgttactgtatcaCCATGTGACTTATCGACTTTTCCTATAACATacatacaacccatttttcaatattcacaactttctttattgtttactttccgaaaaaatttcatagcatggctttctatattaagatacatattttttttaagcggtcatttgaccgctcatggtacGATTAGGTATAcctgaaatgtcggtaggtttagtgttaaaagctACACTCGATGCGTACTTTAATTAGTCGACTGTACGCATCCTAATTAAACGGATTATCCGCTGCTCTACGAGCCGAGCTAGAACACGGGATACGCGGCGCAGGAATTGAAACTAGAACAATACATTATCCGTTTGGAGTACGCGAAGGTCACGATTACTGTCTCCGATGTCTGGTTTCGTATAATCCCAGCTCACTTTCGCCATCTACTCGTCGACTCGCCGAAAGTTTCTTCGTCCCTTCGAACGTTTGCGTACCATTCACTTAGGATCCTGGACCTCGGTGTACTTCATCTTCCTCGGCCGCAGTTACCCCTTGCCAGGCCCGCCCGCATCTTTATTTCGTATTCTCCTTTTGAACCATAGATAAGTCACTGAAGAGCCAGCCCACTTCTCTCTTTTACGAACTAATTCTCATCCAGCGAACCTCGGAGGTGTTGCTTCGTGGCTGTAACCTCTTCAAAAGTCAACAGTGACTTTTGCTTGATTTAACCCTCGCTTAAAGTGTACCGCTTCGCTCGTCACTCATGTTTTACCCAAGCTTACACAGGCTTACGCAAGAGATCACGTTAATCTTTTaccttcttttaatatttttctatccTGTCTATGTGAACGGCTCAGAAGCTAATCGGTGGAAATCTCCGAGCATGAAAACTGAAATAAATCTCTTTATAACTCAGGTGAAACATGTGTGCCTACAAGAAATACACAGTGGGtgtagaaagtattcgtacactgaTTGATTTCAAACAAAACTTCGTGAAATTGTTGTTTGTATACTGAGAAATCTATAGAATAGAtacaatgtaaacaaaaattaattttttttttaaactttcgatagtaacaagaaaaaacaagaaatcgatagaaatacacaaacaaaaagtattcgtacatttTCCAAGTTCTTACAAATtcagaaaaaaaatgtataagaacgttaaaaaattatcCTTATGTCCTTTAGCCTCCATAATTGCTGCAATTCTTCTAGGCATTAAATTGACTGATGTTATGCATTGTGGGATTTTGTTCCACTCTTCCATAAGAGAATTTTTTAAGCTCTCTTTTGTGGAAATTTCATGTTTTCTAATTTGTCGTTCCCACAGGTGTTCTATGACATCGGGAGTTTTTAGATACGCCGGTGTATTATGTAGTATCCACATTCTGGTATTATACGCACTATGCTTCGGATCATTATCGTGCATGAAAACGAATCATcgttaatattcattttctcCGCATTGGGATCAAGATTGCGTTTCAATATAGACCTTGTGATTCATTATTCCATCCATAAATTCTAATGAGCTAACACCAGCTGCACTCATGCAGCCCCAAACAAGTACTGAACCTACACCGGGTTTGACTGTAGGTTGTAAGTTTTGTGgtttcaattcttttttttttttctccaaacGGTGCAGCGTTCATCTGTAAAGATCACTTTATTCCAGTACACCACTGATGTAGTAACATTATTATTTGCGAATTCCAATCTTTTCTTTCTATTCGTTTCACTTacgaaaaattttttacgggcCACTCGTCCGTGATATTCTTGATTTCGTATAAAACTGCGCACGCGCACTAGCGGGTACATcaatgtttaaactatttttaacgTGTTCAACTATTTTCATTGCACTTATTTTTGGATTTGTCTTTATCATTCTAATAATAACTCTACCAGTATATTGATTAATTTTTCGTGGACGTCCACTTCTTGAGTTATTTTGTAGTCTTTTTCGTAGCCCATACATGCCAATTAAACTATGTATAGTAGATCGAGGACTTCTTACAATACGCGAAATTTCTGTTAAACTTTTACAATGATTGTGcaagttaataataatttttctttcctctATTGTAGTTTCTGCACGTTTCCGTCCCATTTTTCAACAATATCTTtgaatatttcgaaatttttgaataCTATTGATGCCAATAACGTTTCCAAACATACTGAGGACATCAATCGTACTTACGCAGCAATGTGCGTATGTTTGCACAGTATGTTTATGTTAAGAACTATGTTTTTCCTTGTTACTTTCGTAAGTTAATCAAGAAATTAATTCTTTTGCATTGTATGTATTCTATAAatttctcagaatatgtatatgAATATTCATTGTTTACAAAAAAATAGTTAATAAACAACAATTTCACAAAGTTTTGTTTGAAATTAAtcagtgtacgaatactttctacaCCCACTGTACGTGAAATTACATTCATATTTCTTTGCAGCTTGCAATATAGAGTCCTTGACCAAAAAACTAGGACCACTCacgatttttaacatttttcgtgtttttatgtataaaattataatatcatTCGAATAGAATTTTCGTCATTATCAGGTAAATGTTTACAGACGCTTTTGCatcatacgatttttaaaacataCAGAATAGCTGAAAATTAATTgctgatttaaaaatttttaattggatatgataacaGGTACATGGCAATATATCTGTTCTAAAGAACAGTGACTACTAACTTTGTCTAATTTGCAATAGGTGAAATGCGTCCCTGTATCGTCAATGCACAGATTAGTGTCAAATCTGAAGAGTCTGAGACAGTCGGAGACGTAATGCGGAAAGATAGGCCACGGAATGCGACAACTGACACATTAACCTTGTCGCTGAAATTCTGCGCCTTTGAATTGCTATTACGCTGCAATTCGTATGCAAATAAGTATGTCTGTATTGCTTAAGACTCGAACTATGAAACAGATTAAAATAAGCTGCTTCGAATTTCACTTTTCTACAATTCCTAAAATCATAAAGGTACTTGTGCGAGGGATTATCAAATGGATAAAACTATTATGCTTTTATATTCATCCCTGTCATTCGCAAGAGTTTTGCGAAATTTTCAACATTTCAAGCGAAATATTCGTTTATGATGTCTGTAAAATCGTTCTCGAAAAAAGAGACAATGTTTCTATATTTGCTTCAGGAGAaatgttaatgaaaatttatagacAATTGCCACAAATATTTCTCACactgatatttcactacagttttcgatataagacgatgcctcgggaccggctttcgtcgtatatcggatgaagaaggagaagagtagacaacgattttcttatttcgaaataaaagtaTATACAGGATGTTTGACTACAGGTGAAAGAAAATTTGAGGAGTgcttctccatgacaatataagacgaaaataaagGCCTTATTTTTTAGTCATTAACAATTCAAAATCATAAtaataaaggcgcgcgacagtcacgtatcaaagaaggtcctcgctcgcacccagtGGTAGGCTTTGTCACAAGTACAAGTATTCACAAAAAAACCACATATGCAATATGCGCACCGGGATCGCGCAAAACTAATTCGCGTTCGATGCACGCAAGGTAAAGATGTATCTGTCCCTTGATAGAcaactgtcgcgcgcctctatgacgtacgcaacgtacacctttgTTGTTCGGGTTGctgcattttaggcggatttttaaatGTTAATATCTAAAAAATTATGCTGGAATcgcattttttattcttcattttcttcttgtatTGTCATAGAGaatcaccccttaaattttctcccacctgtggtCGAACACCTTGTATCGACGGTCGCTCGAACTTATGGGAATATTCGTggccgcgacgggtcacgaatgactcgggCACAGTAGACGGAGGATTAAAATGTACAAATCGACCAAATAAGACTTTTGTAGCTTATGTACGCTCAGTTTTTCGTGTACCTCATGCTCAGTCGGCGTCTACAAATTATTCTTACGCCTGAGGGTTCATTTCTCTTCTGATCGGTGTCGAAACGAAGGAACCAATGCAGGAACGTAGCGATTGAACGCTATAATCCGTTTCAGCGCGGGCCTCATCATAAAAATGCATCCTCACGGAGCGTTTTCTAAAATCTCCGCGCGCATTGTTACATGGtatttccctctctctctctctctctctctctctctcactctcgctctccctctctccctcccaaCATTTGTCTACCGTCGGAGCTTGTTGGATCTGTCTGGTCTTTTCTCCCATAGAAAAACCGTGGCAGTCTCATTACACTGACGGGGCGAACAGCTCGCGGAAGAGCATTGCGTCATGGAGAATTCTTCTTACTTGAGCCCCGGTTGGATATATACAGCTCAAAATACAGGAGAAGACGAAGAATAGACGGTGTGTTACACGGGCAGGGCCTGAGGATCGCGGGAGTACGGGGGGCTTTTGTTGCGGTTGAAATATTTGAAAGCGATGTATCTTTCGACGTTCTCCATCCTACCGCCTGGTACCCTCATAGTAGAACATCTTCCCGGTTCCTTCTTCGGCTCTTTTCCTTTGCCCCTCTTCTCTTTCTCgcgtttcttttctctctctctctctctctctctctctctctctcttctctccctctTTACTTCCTGTATATATCGGCTACGAGGTACAAGCCACATCGAGCAATATCTTAAAAACTCCAACTGGCCCGCGTCCAACGTTCGGTACATCGCGGAATGATTGTTACAAACCCCCGAAGTTTGTTTCTAATATGCCAATTGAATTCCGTCTAATGTACGAAACGGCACGATGGCAACTTGCCTCCCGGTTGTCATTAGACTGCGGTCCTTTGGGCAAATAGACAGTGGATCAAGTGTGTGGACACATTGACAAGGGACGTTAACCCCCTGCACTGGAATGTCATGTCTGCCTCGTGAAGACGCTTCGAACAGAATCTATTAAATGCgttattaacactattcctaccacggccggtcaaattgaccttttcaaacttctgcgtacaatttcgtgcaTATAACATtgtcacatcgctatttatctttacgactttactgaaagtatgtatacaatgtatttttcagtatttatttctcgttttattttttttttgtccaagaaatatatgtatctcgtcctacctaccgcggtcggttaatttgaccgcacgagatattATGGTATtcactcttctaaacctaaacaatcagtataaaagaacgGCTATTcccaatgtggcatggccaactcaaaataaatgaaccGGCTTATTGATTGAGAcactatcaagttacgcacgtgcctggttgataatactgtttcatggcaaatgcatccaaaccgcaaaggtgtacgacacagtacaattttgtaaatcgaggagagagcatcgcagtattttttgtaggaataggtatacaaggaGTGtcggcaggtttagtgttaatagactgcggattttcggcACTTGTGGCAAAAATGAGTGTAATTTCAAATGATAAACGTCAACAATCTAGTAATTGCCATGATAAATTTTGACTTCTCGGTTTCGCGTTAGTTGAATAAACTGTTTCGGTTTACTGTGATTTTTGTAGTCAATATTAAAAACTCCCGATCCTAAAAAATGgtacaatataaaaaataatcctAACATACAAAATACACGTGTATTATAAACAGTAATATACAGCGCTACAATAATAATGTGGAATATGATACTTCATCTAGCACTAGATTCTACAAATTTATGCCTGTATCGATTATAAATTTGCGTAAAGATCAGCAGTTCAGTTATTATCACAATAACATAATTTTACGGTGGTAGTCGCGACCATGATCTATTGGGTCATTGGTGGGAAAGTAATATCGGTTTTTGACCATGTTGAGATAAACCATTCCAAATGGCTTGCTTTCTATGAAAATCGCATTAAGCCGCTTACAGAACAATGGTACAGAATTATATAAAACAATGAACAATTAGATAATTAATTGATTTAATGAAATGATAACACCATGCTAAATTGATTCACGTGTGCACTCAAAGGGCCATTAATATCAACTCAATATAACAAATTAATAGATTATTTCTATTCATGCGAGCGTCAACTATCAGGGAATATATTACGGTGGCTCAAATCAAACAATgtctttttcaaataaataaataaattaaaataatttaaaagatTAATTGAGCCGAAATAACTGAACTATGCGTGGAAATGCGCCAGATAAAATCACGAATATAATTAGTCTCTTTCAATTAAATCACAAAAACGTTTTATCTTATAAAGCAACAGAAAATGGACCAATCTTAACATTATTAGCCGTTTAACTGTATTCCAGGTCGTAACTTTGTCATTTTGAGCATGCTGAAAATTAAGAAAGGGGTGCATAAGAATGTGCATTGTCACGGAGAAGAGTCGCTTATGATCTTCGAGCAGTGGACTAATTCTCGCAATTAATCGATTCATCGCTTCAACGTAAAATTCCCCGATTATAGTCGGTTCCATGGATAAGAACATTTTAAGCGTTTCTTTGTTCCCGTAGTTGCAGGACTCTAGTCTCTTCATCGTCTCCAAGGTAATCTCCTCTAAAGCGCTTATCTCCAAATTTCTCATTACGAGGAGCATATGGAGGTCACCGTGCATAGCTATTACAATTCCGAATACTTTACACAAGGTTTCTTTCGTTGTTACAGAATAGTTTATTCTCGTTCAATGACCATCTGAAAAACAGGAAGCTCAACAAATAAATTATGCTCACACGAACGGTTGCACAAAGTTGCGGGTCGAAAGTTTCACGGTGAATAACGAAACTGCAGAACAATTATGCCGGTCCGATACTTATCGTCGGCGTTATTGCCGTTGGAATAATTATAGCAGTCGTGGAACTTTATTTACAGGCCTGTGCACGTGGTACTGTGGTAACAAAAGTAATAATAGTACTTGGGGATTTATTTACAATCGGTATAAAAGTATCGTTGAATCAGCATTAATTGCAATTGcaaaacattattattattagtattagtagTAGTATTAGtattactattattaaataGCAAGTTTAATAGAACCGAAAATATCAGATTATTGCATAGATAATGTTATAATATTAGGgaggcccataagtaatcaattattttgaaatctaaaccAAACTTTGtattaaattcaagtttttatttcttaatttattatataatctccatcattatcaaggacagtttgccatctttcctgcaaattttcaatccctctcttatagaaatccagagttcgtgaagcaa encodes:
- the LOC143354960 gene encoding uncharacterized protein LOC143354960; protein product: MLKIVSGPSFLVKDSILQAAKKYECNFTYSGCRKSPRSTIHSLIGMYGLRKRLQNNSRSGRPRKINQYTGRVIIRMIKTNPKISAMKIVEHVKNSLNIDVPAKLKPQNLQPTVKPGVGSVLVWGCMSAAGVSSLEFMDGIMNHKVYIETQS